Proteins co-encoded in one Dehalogenimonas sp. WBC-2 genomic window:
- a CDS encoding histidinol dehydrogenase, which translates to MEIIRGFKEASKTLKRRVHGGFISEATRRTLSQRYQIHDLEGMIQGIINEVWENGDEALRRFTKEYDHAAIDTIEVSRAEIEAAALSVDTELLAALELAAGRIRNFHQRQHTALLEAAKKMDGEQMYRPLSRVGCYAPGGTAFYPSSVLMTAIPAKVAGVSEICLVTPPGADGQVPSATLAAAKLAGVDHVYRIGGAQAVAALAIGTKSVPKVDKICGPGSIFVTVAKRLLYGMVAIDGLQGPSEVFIIADDTANPVFIAADMMAQAEHDPLATTVLATTSERVAEAVAAELNRAVESLSRQFVIHQSLSNMSCIAIVSSPEEAVELSNMYAPEHLLILTAGAEQLVPKIQHAGCVFIGDKASVAFGDYIAGPSHVLPTSGTARFSSPLNILDFLKIIDVVRVDDIMVKELGPAAATIAHAEGLTAHENALRLRMEAL; encoded by the coding sequence GTGGAAATTATCCGGGGTTTCAAAGAGGCGTCAAAGACACTAAAGAGACGTGTCCATGGTGGTTTTATCAGTGAGGCAACACGCCGGACATTATCTCAAAGATATCAGATACATGATCTTGAGGGTATGATCCAGGGTATTATCAATGAAGTATGGGAAAACGGTGATGAAGCGTTACGGCGCTTCACCAAAGAATATGATCACGCTGCCATTGATACAATTGAAGTCTCCAGGGCAGAAATTGAAGCTGCGGCGCTTTCAGTCGACACAGAACTGTTAGCAGCTTTGGAATTGGCTGCCGGGCGCATCCGTAATTTTCACCAACGGCAACACACGGCGTTGCTGGAGGCGGCAAAAAAAATGGACGGTGAACAAATGTATCGTCCGCTGTCACGGGTAGGCTGTTACGCCCCGGGAGGGACGGCTTTTTACCCGTCCAGCGTGCTGATGACAGCCATTCCAGCTAAAGTAGCCGGAGTATCTGAGATATGTCTGGTAACACCTCCGGGGGCAGACGGACAAGTACCGTCTGCAACTCTGGCCGCGGCAAAATTGGCTGGTGTTGATCATGTATATCGTATTGGAGGGGCGCAGGCGGTGGCCGCGCTGGCTATCGGAACTAAGTCGGTACCTAAGGTTGACAAGATCTGCGGACCAGGTAGTATTTTTGTCACCGTCGCCAAGCGCCTTCTATATGGCATGGTAGCCATTGACGGTCTGCAGGGACCGAGTGAAGTTTTTATTATTGCTGATGATACGGCTAATCCGGTTTTTATTGCCGCTGATATGATGGCACAGGCAGAGCATGACCCGCTGGCGACTACGGTTCTGGCAACAACATCTGAGCGTGTTGCCGAAGCGGTGGCAGCAGAACTTAACCGGGCGGTGGAGAGTCTTTCCCGACAGTTCGTTATTCACCAATCTTTGTCTAATATGTCCTGCATTGCCATTGTATCTTCGCCTGAAGAAGCGGTGGAGCTATCAAATATGTATGCTCCGGAACATTTGCTTATATTGACTGCCGGCGCAGAACAATTGGTACCTAAAATACAACATGCCGGTTGCGTCTTCATCGGCGATAAGGCATCAGTAGCCTTCGGTGATTACATCGCCGGTCCCAGTCACGTTCTGCCAACCTCCGGTACGGCTCGTTTCAGTTCTCCGTTAAACATTTTGGACTTTTTGAAGATTATTGATGTGGTCAGGGTTGATGACATAATGGTAAAAGAACTGGGACCGGCGGCAGCGACCATCGCTCATGCCGAAGGTTTGACTGCCCACGAAAACGCCCTCAGATTAAGAATGGAGGCGCTTTGA
- a CDS encoding recombination inhibitory protein MutS2, producing the protein MLEKDLSLLEFPRVREIIAGYCQFSLSKSLALALEPSTDISQIICWLEESSEARKVLGGETDIPVYGLSDISEDTHYASLGQILGTKILAEVRDTLGAMRQIKNKLNETAAVAPRLDNIARNITDLFHLEKTLNRIVSPEGELLPNASDKLASLHHRLRTKRAEIMDRMQSFIQSETTRRYIQEPIITERGGRFSIAVKAEYKGEIKGIVHDVSNSGATLFVEPFAAMDLGNEFKEMQIEEAREIERILTEASILVGSASHNIIQSLNSIALIDLTFAKARYARRARAIEASVYQAAATETAVITLDTARHPLLGDTAVPLSIELGNGFSTLVITGPNTGGKTVALKTIGLLCLMTQAGLPVPVKERTRIPVLKGIFADIGDSQSVQEALSTFSGHMSNISRILKNIQPNSLVLLDELGSSTDPQEGSALARAILLHLNANGALAVATSHFTDLKVFAHVTPGLQNASFDFNPETLTPTYHLTLGLPGGSNAIATAARFGLPEDVIESAKGMLSEGARQLEELLTQLQSEKQRLEDVIESLSRERDSIQRQNKALDAELLSFREEKQAMLKTARDTVIEQVAELQKELRRAKTALEHERSLATLASAREVSSLVRSRLEQGIFQAEPNASASDNETVCIGDRVWLKEAEIEATVASIAEKSDQIEVTTGSLRFKLNRTGLIKMTGIAKKIVEPKVQIHASVRSIGLELDLRGKRADAIETMFDEYLNDAVTANLTEVRIIHGFGTGAIRSMVREQAAVHPLVKSFYSAPRDQGGDGATVICLK; encoded by the coding sequence ATGCTTGAAAAAGACCTGTCTCTATTGGAGTTTCCCCGTGTGAGGGAAATCATTGCCGGATACTGTCAGTTCTCCCTGAGCAAGTCGCTGGCGTTGGCGCTTGAACCTTCGACGGACATCAGCCAAATTATTTGCTGGCTCGAAGAGTCAAGCGAGGCACGTAAAGTCCTGGGGGGCGAAACAGACATCCCAGTCTATGGCCTTTCCGATATCAGTGAAGATACTCATTATGCCTCGCTGGGCCAAATATTAGGGACAAAGATACTGGCAGAGGTACGGGACACGCTTGGCGCGATGCGCCAAATAAAAAACAAACTCAACGAAACGGCAGCAGTGGCACCGCGGTTAGATAATATTGCCAGAAATATCACCGATCTTTTTCATCTTGAAAAGACTCTTAACCGGATAGTATCACCTGAAGGGGAATTACTGCCCAACGCTTCCGACAAACTGGCCAGCCTTCACCACCGCTTGCGTACCAAACGTGCTGAAATCATGGATAGAATGCAGTCATTTATCCAATCAGAAACAACCCGCCGCTATATCCAGGAACCAATCATCACCGAACGTGGAGGCCGCTTTTCTATCGCTGTTAAAGCTGAGTATAAAGGCGAGATAAAAGGGATTGTACATGATGTATCCAATTCCGGGGCCACACTTTTTGTAGAACCTTTCGCTGCTATGGATTTAGGTAATGAATTCAAAGAAATGCAGATTGAAGAGGCACGTGAAATTGAGCGTATTCTTACAGAAGCCAGCATTCTGGTCGGCAGCGCCAGTCATAATATCATCCAAAGTCTTAATTCCATCGCCCTGATTGATCTGACATTTGCCAAGGCGCGTTACGCACGGCGCGCCCGTGCGATTGAAGCCAGTGTTTACCAGGCCGCTGCGACCGAAACAGCGGTAATTACTCTTGATACAGCCCGCCATCCCCTTCTGGGCGATACTGCCGTACCGTTGTCGATAGAACTGGGTAACGGTTTCTCCACCTTGGTTATCACCGGCCCCAACACCGGTGGCAAGACGGTGGCCTTGAAGACAATCGGGCTTCTATGTTTAATGACTCAGGCAGGATTGCCGGTGCCAGTTAAAGAAAGAACCAGAATTCCAGTATTGAAAGGTATATTTGCCGATATCGGTGATTCGCAAAGTGTGCAGGAAGCTCTATCTACCTTCAGTGGCCACATGAGCAATATCAGCCGCATTCTCAAGAATATACAACCTAACAGTCTGGTATTGTTGGACGAATTGGGATCAAGCACTGATCCCCAGGAAGGCTCGGCTTTGGCACGCGCCATTCTTCTGCATTTGAACGCAAATGGGGCATTGGCAGTCGCAACCTCTCATTTTACTGATTTAAAGGTTTTTGCACATGTCACCCCAGGGTTGCAAAATGCTTCTTTTGACTTCAATCCCGAAACACTTACCCCTACATATCATCTAACTCTTGGTTTGCCCGGTGGTTCTAACGCCATCGCTACCGCCGCGCGTTTTGGCCTACCTGAAGACGTTATTGAATCTGCAAAAGGGATGCTGTCCGAAGGGGCACGCCAGCTTGAAGAACTGCTGACTCAACTGCAATCTGAAAAACAGCGATTGGAAGATGTAATCGAATCATTGTCAAGAGAAAGAGACAGTATTCAAAGACAAAACAAGGCTCTTGACGCTGAGTTGTTATCATTTCGTGAAGAGAAACAAGCCATGCTTAAAACCGCCCGCGACACGGTAATTGAGCAAGTTGCGGAATTACAAAAAGAATTGCGCCGAGCAAAGACAGCACTGGAGCACGAGCGTTCTTTAGCTACACTAGCCAGCGCACGAGAGGTCTCATCTCTGGTTCGCAGTCGCCTGGAACAAGGCATTTTTCAAGCCGAACCCAATGCGTCCGCCAGCGATAATGAGACTGTCTGTATCGGTGATCGCGTATGGCTCAAAGAGGCTGAAATTGAAGCAACAGTGGCAAGTATAGCTGAAAAATCTGACCAAATAGAGGTCACAACTGGCTCCCTACGTTTCAAACTCAACCGTACTGGCTTGATTAAAATGACCGGAATCGCCAAGAAAATAGTTGAGCCTAAAGTTCAAATACATGCTTCAGTAAGAAGTATCGGTCTGGAACTGGATCTTAGGGGTAAGCGTGCAGATGCTATAGAAACCATGTTTGATGAATACCTCAATGATGCAGTCACAGCCAATCTTACTGAGGTACGTATAATACACGGCTTTGGTACAGGTGCGATACGCTCCATGGTGCGTGAACAGGCGGCTGTGCATCCGTTAGTTAAATCATTTTATAGTGCTCCCAGAGATCAGGGAGGTGACGGAGCTACTGTGATTTGTTTGAAATAA
- a CDS encoding ATP phosphoribosyltransferase regulatory subunit: MTQDRCRGCRDLIPDEMLKFRLAESVFIDTTLKWGYEEVRTPVLEYLHLFTSTGTLTPGMLGQVYSFLDWDGWSGERVVMRPDGTIPIARLFIDNLTDRDVARLFYVINIFRFENDPLINRERWQCGAELIGGNSPLADAELLRMGLEVLELLGLNVRVSISHSGVIQAILAQLEPNSEVRHHIFDQILDGNQAVLSELKDKHPGLMAGLELLLNVTGASAEYLANIKSLFTYSDELKNAADSFGNTLDMLDSLGVAYDIDLASGRGFEYYTGIIFHFTVEGKAVGGGGRYDNLIGLMGGERRPAAGYALYLDEIMNHIDVSEYSLDEPDRFLINFAPGDEAQAFSVATDLRDADYTAEIKMGDPNVQEYDWVLNITDEGLLILSDTETDEEFEFDSIDELIEMLGGEASEE, encoded by the coding sequence ATGACTCAAGACCGATGTCGCGGTTGCCGTGATTTGATTCCCGATGAGATGCTTAAATTCCGCCTGGCGGAATCGGTGTTTATCGATACGACGCTAAAATGGGGCTATGAAGAGGTGCGAACTCCGGTGCTGGAATACCTGCACCTATTTACATCCACCGGTACTTTAACCCCTGGTATGCTGGGACAGGTGTATTCCTTCCTTGACTGGGATGGCTGGAGTGGAGAACGGGTGGTGATGCGCCCGGATGGTACGATACCTATTGCCAGACTGTTCATTGACAATCTGACTGACAGGGACGTGGCGCGTCTTTTTTATGTGATTAATATTTTCCGGTTTGAGAATGACCCCTTGATCAACCGGGAGCGATGGCAGTGTGGCGCTGAGCTTATAGGCGGTAATTCACCACTCGCTGATGCTGAACTGTTACGTATGGGATTAGAGGTTCTGGAGTTGCTGGGGCTAAACGTGCGTGTCAGTATCTCCCATTCTGGAGTCATCCAGGCGATACTGGCTCAACTTGAACCTAACTCTGAAGTCCGTCACCACATATTTGATCAGATTCTGGACGGTAATCAAGCCGTGTTGTCTGAACTGAAAGATAAGCATCCAGGTTTAATGGCTGGCCTGGAATTGTTGCTGAATGTTACAGGAGCTTCAGCAGAATATTTGGCTAATATCAAATCATTATTCACTTATTCCGATGAATTGAAAAATGCGGCCGATAGTTTTGGTAACACGCTTGATATGCTGGACAGTCTGGGGGTTGCTTATGATATAGACCTCGCCTCGGGACGCGGCTTTGAGTATTACACCGGAATTATTTTTCACTTCACTGTTGAGGGAAAAGCTGTTGGCGGCGGCGGCCGGTACGACAATCTTATCGGGCTCATGGGTGGTGAACGGCGGCCGGCGGCCGGCTATGCTCTCTATCTTGATGAGATAATGAATCACATTGATGTCTCGGAATACAGTCTTGATGAACCAGATCGTTTCCTTATTAATTTTGCGCCTGGCGACGAAGCCCAGGCTTTCAGTGTAGCCACAGATTTGCGTGATGCGGATTATACTGCCGAGATTAAAATGGGCGATCCGAATGTTCAGGAATACGATTGGGTGCTTAATATCACCGATGAAGGTCTGCTGATTCTTTCAGACACTGAAACCGACGAGGAGTTTGAGTTTGATTCAATAGATGAATTGATCGAAATGTTGGGTGGGGAGGCATCGGAAGAATGA
- a CDS encoding ATP phosphoribosyltransferase, whose amino-acid sequence MRIALPKGRLLADTASLLERANWQLNDYQPKARLYRLTSARFPDLSAKMLHEKDIPIQVAIGNYDLGICGADWVEELISRHTLSSLVKVKNLGYGYGALFAASAAGDGVNSLLDLSKRSGKVRLASEYPNLAEKLAIDLRLKNFAVYPLWGSAEAYPPETAEVVILPRKNAEELETKGLKVLGKVLDFKAVLVANRNSLASKDLSAAISSIVENLNPAVSGDQATISGAGGALEAYHEYTQDVVRLALPDGHQQPHVRKILDAANISITDYPSDRGLRRPVSDMGGFAIKTIRPQDMPLQVANGNFDLAITGWDWLTDHLHQFPGSPVKRLLDLKYGWVRIVAVVANEVPVTNAVELKEYFRGQNLRVATEYINIADDYARHNHFGRYRIAPTWGSTEAYIPEDADLLIENTETGGTIARHNLRIIDTLFESTACVIGNTQAAGNPVKRQRMETFVKRLSAALEKV is encoded by the coding sequence ATGAGGATTGCCCTGCCTAAAGGTCGATTGCTGGCCGATACGGCTTCTCTTTTAGAAAGAGCAAATTGGCAGTTGAATGATTACCAGCCAAAAGCCAGGCTATACCGGTTGACCAGTGCCCGCTTCCCTGACCTGTCCGCTAAAATGCTCCATGAAAAAGATATTCCGATACAGGTGGCTATCGGCAACTATGACCTGGGGATCTGCGGTGCTGACTGGGTTGAGGAGCTCATCTCCCGCCATACATTAAGTTCACTGGTCAAAGTGAAAAATCTGGGTTATGGTTATGGAGCTCTTTTCGCTGCCTCTGCGGCTGGTGACGGAGTAAACTCGCTGCTTGACCTGTCAAAGCGTAGCGGTAAAGTAAGATTGGCCTCAGAGTACCCGAATTTGGCGGAAAAATTAGCTATTGATCTGCGGCTTAAAAATTTTGCCGTATATCCTTTATGGGGCAGTGCAGAGGCTTATCCTCCTGAGACGGCCGAAGTTGTTATTTTGCCCAGAAAAAATGCTGAAGAACTTGAAACCAAAGGTTTAAAGGTATTGGGCAAGGTTTTGGATTTTAAAGCGGTGCTGGTGGCCAACCGTAACAGCTTGGCGTCCAAAGATCTTTCAGCGGCAATTTCATCAATAGTTGAAAATCTCAATCCGGCTGTTTCCGGTGATCAGGCCACAATTTCCGGTGCTGGCGGCGCCCTTGAGGCTTACCATGAATATACTCAGGATGTGGTGCGTCTGGCACTGCCTGATGGCCATCAGCAACCTCACGTCCGCAAGATACTGGATGCGGCCAATATTAGTATCACTGACTACCCCTCTGATCGGGGATTGCGGCGTCCAGTGAGTGACATGGGTGGCTTTGCCATTAAGACTATCCGGCCTCAGGATATGCCTCTTCAAGTAGCCAACGGCAACTTTGATCTGGCTATAACAGGATGGGACTGGTTGACCGATCATCTGCATCAGTTTCCGGGCAGTCCGGTCAAGAGGCTATTAGATCTCAAATACGGTTGGGTGCGGATTGTGGCGGTAGTGGCCAATGAAGTGCCGGTAACCAACGCTGTCGAGCTTAAAGAATATTTCCGGGGACAAAACTTGCGGGTCGCCACGGAGTATATTAATATCGCTGACGACTATGCCCGGCACAATCACTTCGGCCGTTACCGCATTGCCCCCACCTGGGGTTCTACTGAGGCGTATATTCCTGAAGATGCTGATCTTCTGATAGAAAATACGGAAACAGGCGGCACCATTGCCCGTCACAACCTGCGCATCATAGACACACTGTTTGAGTCTACCGCCTGTGTTATCGGCAATACTCAGGCTGCAGGCAACCCGGTCAAGAGGCAGCGTATGGAAACCTTTGTGAAGCGTCTGTCTGCGGCGTTGGAAAAGGTCTAA
- a CDS encoding GTP-binding protein TypA/BipA, translating to MPKYRDNIRNIAIIAHVDHGKTSLVDILLKQSHVFRENQEMGELIMDRNALEREKGITILAKNTAVEYRGFKINIIDTPGHADFSGEVERVLNMAEGCLLLVDSVDGPMPQTRFVLKQALEKKLKPIVVITKMDRPTRRIKEVLSMTQDLFLELATHDFQLDFPVIYSSSRGGYATTDPEALGTDLVPLFECILKHIPPPEIEEGPLQMLISNLDYSTHKGRIAIGRIHRGKIEPRDSVVVINKNGEVKRYQINEVFTHMGLARQEIDLAEAGDIVAVTGLEAVNIGDTVASPERPEALPGIVIGEPTVKMTFGVNTSPFGGREGKYCTSRQLRARLYRELETNISLRVEDTDSPDVFLVAGRGELHLSILIETLRREGYELELSKPEAITKNIGGKVMEPMEALTIDTAEECIGELTEMLAKRKGRMTNLHHDGLGNVRMEYHIPTRGLIGFRSSFLTATRGRGVMNTLFLDYEPWQGEVGSTRAGVLIASQAGTAVTYGLNNAQERGITFIDPMTDVYEGMIVGLHARGTDLEVNVCKEKKMTNIRSSTSDIAAKLTTPMKMSLEESLDFIEDDELLEVTPKNIRLRKKSLSAHDRKRVGRTGPEASDG from the coding sequence GTGCCCAAATACCGTGACAATATACGCAATATCGCCATTATCGCCCATGTTGACCATGGCAAGACCAGCCTGGTGGACATATTATTAAAGCAAAGTCATGTTTTCCGGGAAAACCAGGAAATGGGTGAGCTTATCATGGACCGTAATGCCTTGGAAAGAGAAAAGGGCATCACTATCCTGGCTAAGAACACCGCCGTAGAGTACCGCGGTTTTAAGATTAATATCATCGATACTCCCGGTCACGCCGACTTCTCAGGTGAAGTTGAGCGGGTGCTTAACATGGCCGAAGGTTGCCTGCTATTAGTTGATTCTGTAGATGGCCCGATGCCGCAAACACGCTTTGTTTTAAAACAAGCCTTGGAGAAGAAGCTAAAACCAATCGTGGTAATTACCAAAATGGACCGGCCGACGCGCCGTATCAAAGAAGTTTTGTCCATGACGCAGGATCTGTTTCTGGAGCTGGCAACCCATGATTTTCAACTGGATTTCCCTGTCATTTATTCCAGTTCCCGCGGTGGTTATGCTACCACCGACCCGGAAGCACTTGGCACAGATCTGGTGCCCCTTTTTGAGTGTATTCTAAAACATATACCGCCGCCTGAAATTGAAGAAGGCCCCTTGCAGATGCTTATTTCTAACTTGGATTATTCGACCCATAAAGGTCGTATCGCTATCGGGCGTATCCACCGCGGCAAAATTGAGCCTCGAGACTCGGTGGTAGTTATTAATAAAAATGGTGAAGTCAAAAGATATCAGATAAATGAGGTATTTACTCATATGGGTCTGGCGCGTCAGGAAATTGACCTGGCCGAAGCTGGGGATATTGTTGCTGTTACCGGCCTTGAAGCGGTTAATATCGGTGATACTGTAGCCAGCCCGGAGCGGCCAGAGGCATTGCCCGGCATCGTCATAGGTGAACCGACCGTTAAAATGACCTTTGGGGTTAACACTTCTCCTTTCGGCGGTCGTGAAGGTAAATATTGTACCTCCCGCCAACTACGTGCGCGGCTTTATCGCGAACTGGAAACCAATATCAGCCTGCGGGTCGAGGATACTGATTCACCTGATGTGTTCCTAGTAGCAGGCCGAGGAGAACTGCATCTATCAATTCTTATCGAAACGTTGCGGCGCGAAGGCTATGAGTTGGAGCTTTCCAAGCCGGAGGCCATAACCAAAAATATCGGCGGCAAGGTCATGGAGCCAATGGAAGCTTTAACCATTGACACTGCTGAGGAATGCATCGGTGAGTTGACCGAAATGTTGGCCAAACGTAAAGGCCGTATGACCAACCTACACCACGATGGTTTGGGTAATGTCCGGATGGAGTACCATATCCCAACCCGTGGTCTCATTGGCTTCAGGAGTAGCTTTTTAACTGCCACTCGCGGCCGTGGTGTAATGAATACCCTTTTTCTAGACTATGAACCCTGGCAAGGTGAGGTCGGCAGTACCCGTGCCGGTGTCTTAATAGCATCGCAAGCCGGCACAGCCGTCACTTACGGCCTGAATAATGCCCAGGAACGCGGTATTACTTTCATTGATCCGATGACTGATGTCTACGAAGGTATGATTGTCGGTTTACACGCCCGCGGCACTGATCTTGAGGTAAACGTCTGTAAAGAAAAAAAGATGACCAATATCCGTTCTTCAACTTCAGATATTGCCGCCAAATTAACAACACCGATGAAAATGTCATTGGAAGAATCACTGGACTTTATCGAAGACGACGAATTATTGGAAGTAACACCCAAAAATATCCGCCTTCGTAAAAAATCATTGTCCGCCCATGACCGCAAACGTGTTGGTCGTACTGGACCGGAAGCCTCCGACGGCTAA
- the pilT gene encoding PilT (Twitching motility protein PilT) yields the protein MSQINEWLRLLVENGGSDLHLRIPSPPVIRIDGELVIQEQYPNLKTTDLEQVLDEIAKPEQKETFLREKELDFAYGIPGLARFRVSVMRQRGSLSIAFRQVPFQILSMEKLGVPDICKDLIMKPRGMILICGPTGSGKSTTMAAMVDHLNQNASRNVITIEDPIEYLHSNKKCLIAQRDLGDDTNSFAVALKHALRHDPDVIVVGEMRDLETISTAISAAETGHLVVGTLHTTDAAQTVDRVIDIFPPSQQQQIRLQFSQVLEAVLVQTLVPRLNAKGRVPAFEVMTATPAVRNLIREQKTHELTNVIQLSGKEGMQTLDQSLANLLRKNLVSKDEALLKSSHPEKLEKLLQYQANAGFR from the coding sequence GTGTCACAGATAAATGAATGGCTCCGTCTCCTTGTGGAAAATGGTGGTTCCGACCTGCATCTACGAATTCCCAGTCCGCCAGTAATCCGGATTGACGGAGAATTGGTGATTCAGGAACAATATCCCAACCTTAAAACTACCGACCTTGAACAGGTGCTGGATGAGATTGCCAAACCAGAGCAAAAAGAAACCTTTTTACGAGAAAAGGAGCTTGATTTTGCTTATGGCATACCCGGTCTGGCCCGTTTCCGTGTCAGTGTCATGCGCCAACGCGGCAGTCTTTCTATCGCCTTCCGCCAGGTTCCTTTTCAAATACTATCAATGGAAAAATTGGGTGTGCCTGATATCTGCAAAGACCTGATAATGAAACCTCGCGGCATGATTCTGATCTGTGGCCCAACCGGATCAGGCAAGTCAACCACCATGGCAGCCATGGTGGATCATCTCAACCAAAATGCCTCACGTAACGTGATAACTATAGAAGACCCAATTGAATATCTGCACTCTAACAAGAAGTGCCTCATCGCTCAGCGTGACCTCGGTGATGATACCAATTCCTTTGCTGTGGCCTTAAAACACGCCCTGCGCCATGACCCTGACGTGATCGTAGTCGGTGAGATGCGAGACCTGGAAACCATTTCTACGGCTATTTCCGCCGCAGAAACAGGCCACCTTGTGGTTGGAACATTGCACACCACTGATGCTGCTCAAACGGTAGACCGGGTCATTGATATTTTCCCACCCTCTCAGCAGCAGCAGATCCGGCTTCAGTTCAGCCAGGTGCTGGAGGCGGTGCTGGTTCAGACACTGGTTCCACGCCTGAATGCCAAAGGCCGGGTGCCTGCCTTTGAAGTGATGACTGCTACTCCGGCAGTCAGAAATCTCATCCGCGAACAAAAGACCCATGAACTGACCAATGTCATCCAGCTTTCGGGTAAAGAAGGCATGCAAACACTGGATCAATCACTGGCCAATCTCTTGCGTAAAAACCTTGTTTCCAAAGATGAAGCGCTATTAAAGAGCAGTCACCCGGAGAAGCTTGAAAAACTGCTTCAATATCAGGCCAACGCCGGGTTTAGATAA
- a CDS encoding ferredoxin codes for MTVTCKKISLRFPRHLVDRPVVYHLIKDYNLELNILKASISSEEGHMVLELRGERANFDKGIDYLTGTGLIIDTLCREITRNEDRCTDCGACVTVCPVSSFIVDTQTREVIFHEDTCIVCGLCILSCPSRAMELHF; via the coding sequence ATGACCGTAACTTGTAAAAAAATATCTCTTCGTTTTCCGCGCCATTTGGTTGATCGCCCGGTGGTCTACCACCTGATTAAAGATTACAATCTGGAATTAAATATCCTTAAAGCCTCTATCAGTAGCGAAGAAGGCCATATGGTACTGGAACTGCGTGGAGAACGCGCCAATTTCGATAAGGGCATAGATTATCTGACCGGAACCGGGCTTATTATTGACACACTCTGCCGCGAGATTACCCGCAATGAAGACCGCTGTACCGATTGTGGCGCGTGCGTTACTGTTTGCCCTGTGTCTTCATTCATTGTTGATACTCAAACCCGTGAAGTAATTTTCCACGAAGACACCTGCATTGTCTGTGGTCTATGTATTCTATCCTGCCCTTCACGTGCCATGGAATTACATTTTTAA
- a CDS encoding hypothetical protein (protein of unknown function DUF375), protein MYQPRTYRNRSESSDLVSFVVSIKETNLFVSACCDLKRKTERLVLKYRKIIEQYIAQHPDFLTSLKPVETEPQAPNIILDMAQAAQNTGVGPMAAVAGAVAKFVGEELREYTPDVIIENGGDIYICSTKDRIIGIFAGNSPLSGTIGLEIKAGETPCGICTSSGTVGHSLSFGRADAMTIIAASASLADAAATACANLIQTASDIPLALELAKNTSGVTGALAIKDDQLGVWGDIKLKKL, encoded by the coding sequence ATGTATCAACCTAGAACCTACCGTAACCGGTCAGAAAGCTCTGACCTGGTGTCTTTTGTTGTCAGCATTAAAGAAACTAATTTGTTTGTGTCTGCCTGCTGTGATCTCAAACGCAAGACGGAGCGCCTGGTACTTAAGTACCGTAAGATCATTGAACAGTATATTGCCCAGCACCCTGATTTTTTAACATCTTTAAAACCGGTGGAGACCGAGCCCCAAGCGCCGAATATAATTTTAGATATGGCTCAAGCAGCCCAGAATACCGGTGTTGGACCAATGGCGGCGGTGGCTGGGGCGGTTGCAAAGTTTGTTGGTGAAGAGTTACGGGAATACACTCCCGATGTCATAATTGAGAACGGCGGCGATATTTATATCTGTAGCACCAAAGACCGCATCATCGGTATCTTTGCCGGGAATTCTCCCTTAAGCGGCACAATTGGTCTTGAGATTAAGGCCGGGGAAACACCATGCGGCATCTGTACCTCATCCGGCACAGTGGGGCATTCTCTCTCCTTTGGGAGAGCAGATGCGATGACCATCATCGCTGCATCGGCCAGCCTGGCCGATGCAGCGGCAACTGCATGCGCAAACCTCATACAAACCGCTTCAGATATCCCGCTAGCTTTGGAACTGGCAAAAAATACCAGCGGCGTGACCGGAGCCTTAGCTATTAAAGATGACCAACTCGGAGTCTGGGGAGATATAAAATTAAAAAAACTATAA